A genomic segment from Micropterus dolomieu isolate WLL.071019.BEF.003 ecotype Adirondacks linkage group LG03, ASM2129224v1, whole genome shotgun sequence encodes:
- the bag6 gene encoding large proline-rich protein BAG6 isoform X1 — MISKRKEKNAMEEQTADIEVTVKTLDSQSRTYTVGAQLTVKEFKEHIASSVGIPVDKQRLIYQGRVLQDERTLADYNVGGKVIHLVERAPPPPSQPGSGSGVTSTDSGPTSSSQGTSQVPPHDRNANSYVMLGTFNLPVNIMDPQQIQMSVQQMVSGMGENARNARVTTSTGSNGSVNVHIDMDQPVQSEPRLRLVLAENLLRDINDVVHRMEARPSDSSSQTETTSAASAPPPPSSSSTTSTPSPSAQPMDTSPPPTTPPPPPTSSTQSEGPTPQPGPNHPSPAELAEMLSELRRVEERLQPFIQRAHTILETATTAEYNNNTEREEDQRTLILTWECLRLLGNALVALSDLRLNLMSPVPRHLHVVRPFSHYATPVTLPGAVHHHIPVQMNLGATVTAAANSTEGHAPPNQTANQSEQAGQGQTSPPQTSPSNQQAGQGQAGPRVIRISHQAVPVVMMQMNTDGPSANPAAAGQQMPGQPGALPPDFMRNLMQQISQYAAAVATSAAAATATGQPVPPQPTPPGYSSTANSSTTTTGPNTPTTTPTAPPPPPHTGPQPQARVVFTRPPFAPNMPPPAFATRGTTINVRAAMPGQQPGQAFNPAALNQMISGLVGQLLLPGQMAGQTVTSSSSTSTSSSSSFSSFSSQTSSSPSSFSFSTSGPTPPPTTSTTSQSETNTSEPQSQEMPPDLSQLLGSLLGVAGGGGAGPVGAPSITVSTSGVPAFIQGVSEFMQQASQPIFSPPPPPSGTTPAQAAGPNPTPIPPGAAEALNPELFTGIVRGVLSTMMGSLGQAQNDTESIAQFMQRLSQATNIFISPEDPTGFFGELLMLVCQTFTMSDLVMLLHGQHQPLGRIQPQLSQFFTQNYLNGREPTDENIAAAADSLVNELEEYITESFRESSVTVLEGVDVTQTNMSFFRQQLMHIATHILRCTDDSFGPRLLQMCNQALFECLALNLHCLRGDQRALTAVINHRIRRMSSDISPSLVNWMTSMMTMRLQVILEHIPITQEQIQNYIVHTQRDQSSATGTQEPERAQSATVSMIGDTLSPAAATTAEEAMSVSHDTRASSRETRVLPGDLGASGGAAPLGGEMAAAGAEGGSEESARESEAWAAAVPPEWVPIIRCDMITQRKMKAQPPLSDAYLHGMPAKRRKTGQAGGSLLSLSDAVNQAARTAGVKPITSAEQLQDDLETQELKEAYAEQVKADIKKRVRDDPDFNSQQFPSAHGAFSSDSSSSDKKPARL, encoded by the exons A tgatttcaaagaggaaagagaa GAACGCCATGGAAGAACAAACTGCAGACATAGAGGTGACAGTCAAAACATTAGACTCCCAAAGCAGAACCTACACTGTTGGTGCTCAG TTGacagtgaaggagttcaaggaACACATTGCCTCTTCAGTGGGTATCCCCGTGGACAAACAGAGGCTGATCTACCAGGGCAGAGTCTTACAGGATGAAAGGACTCTGGCAGATTACA ATGTGGGTGGCAAGGTGATACACCTTGTGGAGCGGGCGCCTCCTCCGCCCTCCCAGCCTGGCTCAGGGTCAGGTGTGACTTCAACCGACAGTGGACCCACTTCGTCCTCCCAGGGAACATCACAAGTGCCTCCACATGATCGCAACGCTAACAGCTATGTAATGCTTGGCACCTTCAACCTTCCTGTTAACATCATGGACCCCCAGCAGATACAG ATGTCAGTTCAGCAGATGGTGTCTGGCATGGGAGAAAATGCCAGGAATGCCAGAGTCACAACCAGTACTGGG AGCAATGGGTCTGTGAATGTGCACATTGATATGGACCAACCAGTGCAGAGCGAGCCTAGGCTGAGGCTAGTGCTGGCTGAAAACCTGCTGAGGGACATCAATGATGTTGTCCACAGAATGGAG GCTCGGCCGAGCGACTCATCCTCCCAAACAGAGACAacttctgctgcttctgctccccctcctccctcatcTTCGTCTACCACCTCCACTCCCTCTCCTTCTGCGCAGCCCATGGACACCTCTCCACCTCCAACAACTCCCCCACCTCCACCCACCTCTTCAACACAATCTGAGGGACCAACACCCCAACCTGGACCCAA TCATCCCAGCCCAGCTGAGTTGGCGGAGATGTTGTCTGAGCTGCGGAGGGTGGaggagaggctgcagccctTTATTCAGAGAGCTCATACCATCCTGGAGACAGCCACCACCGCAGAATACAACAATAATACA gagagagaagaggaccAGCGCACTCTTATCCTGACGTGGGAGTGTCTCCGTCTTCTTGGCAATGCCCTTGTGGCCCTCAGTGACCTGCGATTGAACCTCATGAGCCCTGTGCCGCGCCACCTACATGTGGTCCGGCCGTTCTCCCACTATGCCACCCCAGTCACTCTGCCTGGAGCTGTGCACCACCATATCCCAGTCCAA ATGAACCTGGGTGCCACAgtcactgctgctgctaacaGCACTGAGGGACATGCCCCGCCCAACCAAACAGCCAACCAGTCGGAGCAGGCAGGTCAGGGACAGACCTCCCCCCCACAGACTTCCCCGTCCAATCAGCAGGCTGGACAGGGACAGGCTGGCCCCCGGGTCATCAGGATCAGCCACCAGGCAGTCCCGGTGGTCATGATGCAGATGAACACGGACG gcCCAAGTGCAAACCCTGCTGCAGCTGGACAGCAAATGCCTGGACAACCGG GTGCCCTCCCCCCTGACTTTATGCGGAATCTCATGCAACAGATCAGCCAATATGCCGCTGCTGTAGCTACTAGCGCTGCCGCCGCCACCGCAACTGGCCAACCAGTCCCACCTCAGCCCACCCCTCCTGGCTACAGCTCCACAGCCAACTCCTCAACTACCACCACGGGTCCTAAcacacccaccaccacccctactgcacccccaccaccaccccacaCTGGCCCCCAGCCCCAGGCCAGGGTTGTGTTCACCAGACCCCCATTTGCACCTAACATGCCCCCTCCAGCCTTCGCCACCCGGGGAACCACCATCAATGTGAGGGCTGCCATGCCAGGCCAGCAGCCAGGACAG GCTTTTAACCCTGCTGCTCTCAACCAGATGATTAGTGGACTGGTTGGACAACTTTTGCTGCCAGGACAAATGG CTGGTCAAACCgtcacatcctcctcctccacatccacgtcctcttcttcttccttttcctccttttcctctcaAACCTCCTcatccccctcctccttttctttctccaccTCTGGTCCAACACCTCCGCCTACCACAAGCACAACCAGCCAATCTGAGACCAACACCAGTGAGCCCCAGTCCCAGGAGATGCCCCCAGACCTCAGCCAGCTTCTGGGTTCTCTCTTGGGGGTAGCCGGTGGGGGCGGTGCAGGCCCTGTAGGGGCCCCTTCAATTACTGTCTCCACATCTGGTGTCCCAGCCTTCATCCAGGGAGTGAGTGAATTTATGCAGCAG GCCTCCCAACCCATCTtctctccacctccacctccctctGGTACCACTCCCGCTCAAGCTGCAGGCCCCAACCCCACACCCATACCCCCAGGGGCAGCTGAGGCCCTCAACCCGGAGCTCTTCACAGGCATCGTTCGTGGCGTCTTGAGCACCATGATGGGCTCTCTGGGCCAAGCCCAGAACGACACAGAGAGTATTGCCCAGTTCATGCAGAGGCTGTCCCAGGCAACCAATATCTTCATCAGCCCTGAGGATCCTACAG GGTTTTTTGGAGAGCTGCTGATGTTGGTGTGCCAGACGTTCACCATGTCAGACTTGGTGATGCTGCTTCATGGCCAGCACCAGCCCCTTGGCCGTATCCAGCCTCAACTGTCCCAGTTCTTCACCCAGAACTACCTCAACGGCAGAGAGCCCACTGATGAGAACATTGCT GCTGCGGCTGACAGCCTTGTTAACGAACTGGAGGAGTATATCACTGAGAGCTTT AGAGAGTCTTCAGTCACAGTGTTGGAGGGCGTTGATGTCACTCAGACCAACATGTCCTTCTTCAGACAGCAGCTGATGCACATTGCCACACACATTCTGCGTTGCACTg ATGACTCATTTGGGCCCCGACTGCTACAGATGTGTAACCAAGCACTGTTTGAGTGTCTTGCCCTGAACCTGCACTGCTTGAGAGGAGACCAGAGAGCCCTCACTGCAGTTATCAACCACCGAATA CGGAGGATGTCCAGTGACATCAGCCCCAGCCTGGTCAACTGGATGACCAGTATGATGACGATGAGGCTGCAGGTCATTCTGGAGCACATCCCCATCACACAGGAGCAGATCCAGAACTACATAGTTCACACACAG AGAGATCAGTCTTCTGCAACTGGCACACAAGAGCCTGAACGAGCACAAAGTGCAACGGTAAGCATG ATTGGGGACACCCTCTCACCAGCTGCAGCAACCACAGCAGAGGAGGCCATGTCGGTGTCACACGACACGAGGGCATCGTCACGGGAAACCAGGGTGTTGCCTGGGGACTTGGGAGCCTCGGGAGGAGCCGCACCATTAGGTGGCGAAATGGCAGCAGCAGGAGCTGAGGGAGGGAGTGAGGAGTCTGCTCGAGAGTCAGAGGCCTGGGCGGCTGCTGTTCCCCCT GAATGGGTGCCCATTATCAGGTGTGATATGATCACTCAGAGGAAGATGAAGGCTCAGCCTCCATTGTCGGACGCTTATTTGCATGGCATGCCAGCTAAACGCAGAAAG ACAGGACAGGCTGGTGGaagcctcctctccctctcagaTGCAGTGAATCAAGCTGCCAGGACAGCAGGAGTGAAGCCCATCACTTCTGCTGAGCAGTTACAAGATGATTTGGAGACCCAAGAGCTGAAAGAAGCGTATGCAGAACAG GTTAAAGCAGACATCAAGAAACGAGTGAGGGACGACCCAGATTTTAACTCCCAGCAATTCCCCAGCGCACACGGAGCTTTCTCGTCAGACTCAAGTTCATCTGATAAGAAACCTGCAAGACTCTAA